The stretch of DNA ATAATCCAGTGAAGAAGGTTCTGCTAGGGGCTGAAAATGGACGTGTGGTTATTGAGTGCAAACCCCGTGCTGCTCCTAAACCCAAGTTCATCTGGAAACGAGGCTCAGAGCTGCTGACCAACTCTTCAAGGTTAGTCAGTCCATCTTAAATACATGCATTTAGTTACAGCTAAATCAAaatgtggtggtggtggtggtggtgataGAAGCTTAGCCTCATCATCATTTCACATTTTTCAGGATGTTAATTTGGGATGATGGAAGTCTGGAGATTCTGAATGCAACAAAAAGTGACGAGGGCTCGTACACCTGCTACGCTGAGAATGACCGCGGCAAATCCAACAGCACAGGGACCCTCACTATCACTGGTCAGACAAAATTCAAATCTTGtcaccattttattttattttattttattttattttattttattttattttattttattttattttattttattttattttattttattttattttattttattttattttatgaaaatgaaaatgaaaatgaaaatgaaaatgaaaaattgccCAATTATATGTAGACTTAAATGTAGATATTtaattgagtttttttttttaatcataattaattaacaaaataattttaactGAATTTTTCTGAAATTAATTGAGATTATCTTATAAATAGAATTATTATGGGCTGAATAGATAGTTGAGCATTTTAATTTACTCTTTTATCAACATAAAGATTTTAGGTtaaaatgtacagtacagtatatacatttataaggGCAAGTATTTCTCATAGGTTTTGTGACTGGTCAATTTTGCAAATATTccttttatacatttttcactTTTATAGATATTCCATGTAGCCTCTTATTTAATATGAGGCGAATGCATTTGCTGAATGCATCGTTTGTTAAATTTTCCCAGAGGCCACCAAGATTACAGTGGCTCCATCAGACACTGAGGCGGTTGTAGGTGACAGTAGAATTCTCCAGTGCTCTGCATCATATGACCCCAGCCTGGACATCACCTTCATCTGGAATGTCGATTCCTACGAAATCAACTTCTTCACAGACTTTGAACACTACGAACAGCTCATGGTGAGTAGAGCCAAGAATCCCAGGAGTTCTTTTGATGAGAAATACAGGAGGACATGTAGAAGTACTTTGATTGTttctttgtgtttgtttttgcagGGTAATGAGCACAGTGGAGACCTGCTGATCAAGAATATTCAGGTGAGGCATGCAGGACACTATATCTGCACAGCTCAGACTATAGTGGACAACGCCACCGCCGAAGCTGatgtttttgtcaaaggttGGTGTCCTAGCTTATTAAACTAATgctttttttgaacattcaagcatgaagaTCTATTCTAGTAGTCcctaaaaacaaaatcaatacCTTGTAAAAGAATAATATGTGGCCTCTTTAAAAACAATGCAGTGGTGTTTAGCCGTTCAACAACTAAccatttgtattgtattattatttacatcAAATAGACCATCATGACATTGTCGAGAATGTCGACTGTTTTCGCTTCAGGCTTGCCTGGTCCTCCGGGTGGCATCCGCGTGGAAGAGATTGGAGACACGTCAGTAAAACTACGATGGTGTCTGGGATCGGACCATGGTAGTCCCCTCATCCAGCATGTTGTACAAACACGAGACTTTTACGCCCTGGATCCAGAGGACTGGAAAACTGCATCCACTTGTGAGTCCACTAGAGGGAGACAAAACAcatatcttaaagggatagtccacccagaaatgaaaattatcccatgatttactcaccctcaagccatcctaggtgtatatgactatcttctttcagacaaagaCAATCAGAGATATACTGAAAaatatccaagctttataatggtagggAATGGGGAGTGAGattttgaagctcaaaaaatgcatccatccatcaaaaaaaaaattatctataCAGATCCGGGggcttaataaaggccttctgaagtgatggGTTTATAGATTTATAAGAaatctatatttaaaactttataaattaaaataactagcttctggcaaAACTGTACGCATACTACGCAAGTCGACTTTTGCCAAAAGAGTATCAACTGATGCGATGTATGATGTACACTGTAGGATGTAGGagcatcgtaagcttagacgcctctcgcggtttaaacaaatagggctgtgcaacaaactcaagctcctcttctttTATATCATCATCCTCtcacatttctctttaaaatttctcgttttagacttctactgtaattcgtgaccggtgttttgctttgctctatcctctgtgcttcTGCGTTTGTAATTACGTCATGCGTCAGGTCAGAGGATTCTCTTCCGCCGTAAATCGATGCGTACAGccatctgccggaagctagttattatagttaataaagttttaaatatggatatttttgggatacaaaaacccattgcttcgcttcagaaggcctttattaaccccctgggagccttatggattatttttatgaaggatggatgcatttttttgggcttcaaaatcacatcccccattcactaccattataaagcttggatatttttaaatataactctgattgtgttcatctgaaagaagatctaggatggcttgagggtgagtaaatcatgggataattttcatttgtgggtgaactaaccctttccaGCTAATTTCCTTAGAAAACTTTACAATAATACAGAATGGAGTTTTTCGTAGGTATTTGCattctgttttaaaatataataaatttgatttgactGTCACATTTGAGAAGATCTTAATGTATTcttaatgtgattttaatgaattttgCTCTTGTGTAAGTGAACAAATATTGTTTTCCCAGCTCCTGTGTTTTTGGATGGATCTACGGAGTCAGCAACAGTTCTTGACCTTTACCCCTGGATGCAATATGAATTCCGTGTGTATGCCATCAATGAATTTGGAGCTGGGGAAAACAGCCGCCCGTCCATTAAAATCAAGACATGGGATGCCAGTGAGTTTATTTAGAAAGAGTACAGCTTTCAATATCTATatgaaattttatttattaatttctctctctatatatatatatatatatatatatacacacacagtggttacggaaagtattcagacccccttaaatttttcactctttattatattgcagccatttgctaaaatcatttaagttcattttttttcctaattaatgtacacacagcaccccatattgacagaaaaacacagaattgttgacatttttgcagatttattaaaaaagaaaaactgaaatatcacatggtcctaagtattcagaccctttgctcagtatttagtagaagcacccttttgatctaatacagccatgagtctttttgggaaagatgcaacacgtttttcacacctggatttggggatcctctgccattcctccttgcagatcctctccagttctgtcaggttggatggtaaatgttggtggacagccatttttaggtctctccagagatgctcaagtcagggctctggctgggccattcaagaacagtcacggagttgttgtgaagccactccttcgttattttagctgtgtgcttagggttattgtcttgttggaaggtaaaccttcagcccagtctgaggtcctgagcactctggagaaggttttcatccaggatatccctgtacttggccgcattcatctttccctcgattgtcCTGTcgctgcagctgaaaaacacccccacagcatgatgctgccaccaccatgcttcactgttgggactgtattggacaggtgatgagcagtgcctggttttctccacacataccgcttagaattaaggccaacttagaattaaggccaaaaagttctatcttggtctcatcagaccagagaatcttatttctcaccatcttggagtccttcaggtgttttttttagcaaagtccatgtgggctttcatgtgtcttgcactgaggagaggcttccgtcgggccactctgccataaagccccgactggtggagggctgcagtgatggttgactttctacaactttctcccatctcctgactgcatctctggagctcagccacagtgatctttgggttcttctttacctctctcaccaaggctcttctcccccgatagctcagtttggccagacggccagctctaggaagggttctggtcgtcccaaacatcttccatttaaggattacggaggccactgtgctcttaggaaccttaagtgcagcagaaagttttttgtaaccttggccagatctgtgccttgccacaattctgtctctgagctcttcaggcagttcctttgacctcatgattctcatttgctctgacatgcactgtgagctgtaaggtcttatatagacaggtgtgtggctttcctaatcaagtccaatcagtataatcaaacacatctggactcaaatgaaggtgtagaaccatctcaaggatgatcagaagaaatggacatcacctgagttaaatatatgagtgtcacagcaaagggtgtgaatacttaggaccatgtgatatttcagtttttcttttttaataaatctgcaaaaatgtcaacaattctgtgtttttctgtcaatatggggtgctgtgtgtacattaatgaggaaaaaaatgaacttaaattattttagcaaatggctgtaatataacaaagagtgaaaaatttaagggggtctgaatactttccgtacccactgtatatatatacatacatatttatcCATGTTTTAGTAAAATCAGTTCTGTGAAGCACATGTAGTCTCACCCAGTCTTTCTCTTATCTCAGGGCCTACAGTAGCTCCTTCTGACGTCTTCGGTCAAGTAGGAATAACTGGCGAGCTAATCGTGACCTGGACTGTACGTCTTCATATGCTACTGCATTTATGCTATATTTATTGATCAGTGGTCAGTGGCAGATTTCTCATTTCCTTCATTCCATTGCAGCCCGTGAAACCTCAGTTCTTCTTTGGTAAAAAATTTGGCTACGTTGTGGCGTTCAAGCCGCATGAGGATTATGAGTGGAAATGGACGACCGTGGAGGATCCTGAGACGAGACGGTATGTCTACAAAGAGAGCATGACCCCAGACACAGAAATACAGGTCAAAGTGAACACCTACAACAACAAAGGAGAAGGACCCTCAAGTCTTATATCTGTGGTCTACTCGCCACGCCAAGGTGAGAAGGTTTGATGGTATTCAGCTCTTATTTGCTCTTAAATTAGTATCCTTTAACACATGTAATATCACTCTCAGCTCCGACTGAAGCTCCATTAGACGTCTATGCCCGTCAGGTCACCTCTACAGAGGCTTTGGTCTGGTGGTTACCGGTCTATCAGGTGCCGCCAAACTGGGTTGACGGATACCAGGTGAGTCCTAAGTGAAATAACAGAAAATAATCATGAAGTTTTGATCCTCATGTCTCTTCATTTGGAGTCTAGATTCGTTACTGGAGAAAGTACGATGATAATGAAGCTGCTGCCTCTCGAGTCATTGTTCATAGAATGATTAACCAAACTCGCCTGGAGAACATGCGGCCTGACTCTCACTACCTTATAGAGGTTCGAGCGTTCAACGGAGCTGGGCTCGGGCCGCCCAGTGAGCACTGTGAAATGTTCACCAGGAGACCTCGTAAGAGATTTGCACTTCTCTAGATCACTCGCCCAGATTATTGGTTTATACAGGCCTTACATTTGAAACGAGAGCTTAAATGTACTGATAATATATGTGTATTATCTTTCCAGCTCCAAGTCGTCGTTTGAGAGTATACAAATATGTCAGCTTTACGCGCAAATGGCTCTATCTGTATTGGGATCACATCTATAATTACTGGAATGAGTCCTATGTGGAGGGTTACAAAGTGAGTCTGTTATATTTTACCTAGTATTCTGTTGACAAAAGACTTGAGAGACACATTCTTTAATGTCTTGTTCATCTTAATGTTTATTCCATTTTATTACTAGAACCTTATTTTAATGCCCTTATttcaatttatcatttatacttttttatattttagtactggaacctttattttattttattttattttattttattttattttattttattttattttattttattttattttattttattttattttattaccaaAACCTTATTTTAATGCCCTTATttcaatttatcatttatgccattttttatttatttattttattattggaaccttattgtaatgcctttattttaatttatcatttatacatttttatattttattaccaaaACCTTATTTTAATGCCCTTATTTCAatttatcaattttattttattattgaaaccttattgtaatgcctttattttaatttatcatttatactttttatattttattactggaatctttttattttattttattttattttattttattttattttattttattttattttattttattttattttattttattttattttattttattttattttattttattttattaccaaAACCTTATTTTAATGCCCTTATttcaatttatcatttatgccattttttattttattaattttattattggaaccttattgtaatgcctttattttaatttatcatttatacatttttatattttattaccaaaACCTTATTTTAATGCCCTTATTTCAatttatcaattttattttattattgaaaccttattgtaatgcctttattttaatttatcatttatactttttttatattttattactgaaatctttttattttattttattttattttattttattttattttattttattttattttattttattttattttattttattttattttattttattttattttatttattaccaAAACCTTATTTTAATGCCCTTATttcaatttatcatttatgacattttttattttattcattttattattggaaccttattgtaatgcctttattttaatttatcatttatacatttttatattttaagacCAAAACCTTATTTgattgcttttattatttttattttattttattttattttattttattttattttattttattttattttattttattttattttattttattttattttattttattttattactggaaccttattgtaatgcctttattttaatttatcatttataattttttatattttatcactGGAACCTTATTTTattgcttattttattttattacttaaaccttattttaatatttcagtttATCATTTGgactatttttcattttatttattttattattggaACCTTATTTTAATGCCTTTATttcaatttatcatttatactattttattattttattttattaccttatttcaatttatcatttatactatttttttattttatttgctctattattttattactgaaaccttattt from Chanodichthys erythropterus isolate Z2021 chromosome 8, ASM2448905v1, whole genome shotgun sequence encodes:
- the cntn1b gene encoding contactin 1b, which produces MVTPAVLLCALSYFFLSAAAIKPRIFEPRIFDKEATGFGPIFEEEPLDTVYAEDSPENKISMNCRVRANPPAIIKWWLNNWEIKLMEQPDEHFSLVGGNLVITNPDKSKHAGKYVCVAKNVYGTVISKEATVKFGYLNQFPTDEREPVNVKEGQGAVLLCSPPSRYPSEVMFRWIYNDFPNFIIPDQRRFVSQTTGNLYIAKVEASDVGNYSCFVSSPTIGKSVFSMPISLIPQIEKEVKRYPADIRVKFPKTYALVAQNITLECFALGNPLPHIRWRKLDADLPPNYEVSMNGALLHLINVQYEDEGSYECETLNVKGMDWYRQWLYVEGAPEWAEHINDTEKDVGSELTLRCVAVGKPQPWIRWLKDGYSYGKGELKFSSLTFEDSGMYQCIAENEWGTIYASAELRVVSCAPTFIYNPVKKVLLGAENGRVVIECKPRAAPKPKFIWKRGSELLTNSSRMLIWDDGSLEILNATKSDEGSYTCYAENDRGKSNSTGTLTITEATKITVAPSDTEAVVGDSRILQCSASYDPSLDITFIWNVDSYEINFFTDFEHYEQLMGNEHSGDLLIKNIQVRHAGHYICTAQTIVDNATAEADVFVKGLPGPPGGIRVEEIGDTSVKLRWCLGSDHGSPLIQHVVQTRDFYALDPEDWKTASTSPVFLDGSTESATVLDLYPWMQYEFRVYAINEFGAGENSRPSIKIKTWDARPTVAPSDVFGQVGITGELIVTWTPVKPQFFFGKKFGYVVAFKPHEDYEWKWTTVEDPETRRYVYKESMTPDTEIQVKVNTYNNKGEGPSSLISVVYSPRQAPTEAPLDVYARQVTSTEALVWWLPVYQVPPNWVDGYQIRYWRKYDDNEAAASRVIVHRMINQTRLENMRPDSHYLIEVRAFNGAGLGPPSEHCEMFTRRPPPSRRLRVYKYVSFTRKWLYLYWDHIYNYWNESYVEGYKILFRKEGERYGKLYTTGRHYIDFPMPETGDYVIEVRARCEGGDGPISQIRVQGKAALSADSLSIASVLLLALGWMNLGL